The sequence GGCGCCGATCGGGGCGCCGCCTGCCAGCGCCTTGGCGAGCGTCATGATGTCAGGGGTTATGCCGAAGTGTTCGTGGGCAAACATCTTGCCGGTACGCCCCATGCCGACCTGCACCTCGTCGAAGATGAGGATGAGGTTGTTCTCGTCGCAGATCTTGCGCACTTCCTGGAAGTAGGCCGCGTCGGGGACCACCACGCCCCCTTCGCCCTGGATCGGCTCCAGCATCACGGCGCAGGTGCAGGGGCCGATGGCCTCCCTGAGCGCCTGGGCGTCGTTGAAGGGGATGTGACGGAAGCCGTGCAGGAGCGGATCGAAGAATTTCTGCACCTTCTCCTGGCCGGTGGCCGAGACGGTCGCCATGGTCCGGCCGTGGAAGGAGGAGATGGCGGTGATGATCTCGTAGCGGTCGACGCCGTACTTCTCACGGCTGTACTTCCTGGCGAGCTTGATGGCCGCCTCGTTCGCCTCAGCGCCCGAGTTGCAGAAGAAGGCCTTGTTGGCGAAGGAGAGGTTGCAAAGGAGCTCGGCGAGCTCGATCTGGGTCGGGATATTGTAGTAGTTGGAGCAGTGGATCAGCTCCGCGGCCTGTTTGGCGAGTGCTGCCGTCACCTTCGGGTGGCAGTGCCCCAGGTTGTTGACGGCCACCCCGGCCAGGAAGTCGAGGTAGCGTTTGCCGTCCGCATCCCAGAGGTAGCACCCCTCGCCCTTAACCGGCACCAGCGGGTACCGGCCGTACGTCTTCATGATATATTTGTCGCCCTTCTCGATCCATGCTGATGAATTCATAAAACCTCCTGAAACCCCGTTCAACGTTCAGCGTTCAACGTTCGATGGAAGACCTCCGTAAGAAGCGTCTCCACCTTGGCTGCGCCGTACCGGTTAAAGGCCATAGGCGCGGCAGTTGTTGAACATCGACTTTTGAATCTTGAACGGCAGTCCCGTGCCGTACCGGTCAGATGACCATCGGCACAACACTTGTTTAACGTCGAACGTTGAACGTTGAACGGCAGTTAAGCGTTAAGCCTGTATCTCCGTCCCTATTCCGACGTTGGTGAAGATCTCCAAAAGGATGGCGTGCTCGATCCTGCCGTCGACGATGTGGGCCTTCTTCACGCCTGCGGCGAGCGCGTCGGTGCAGCAGGTGACCTTCGGTATCATCCCCCCGGTCACGGTGCCGTTTTCGATCAGCGCGGGGACGTCGGCAAGCGGGATGCTGGAAAGCAACTCCCCTTCCTTGTCCTTCACACCGGAGACGTCGGTCAAAAGGATCAACTTCTCCGCCCCGAGCGCCGCGGCAACCTTGCCGGCCACCACGTCCGCGTTGATGTTGTAACTCTGCCCGTCGCGCCCCACACCTACCGGTGCGATCACCGGGATGAAGCCACCCTTCTCCAATGCCTGCAAAATGGCGGGATTCACTTCGACGACATCTCCCACGAAGCCGATGTCGACCATCTCGACCCCGCCGTCCTGTCGTCGGATTTCCTGGAGCAGTTTTTCGCAAACAAGGAGGCTGCCGTCCTTGCCGGAGAGACCGGCGGCACGGCCGCCGTGCTGGTTGATGTAGCCGACCACCTCGCGGTTCACCTGGCCGGTGAGCACCATCTCGACGACCCCCATGGTCTCCGCGTCCGTCACACGCATCCCTTGAACGAACTCCGACACGATGCCGTAGCGCTTCAGTGTCTCGTTGATCTGGGGACCGCCGCCGTGCACTACCACGGTGTTGATGCCGATGTATTTGAGTAGGATTATGTCTAGGGCAAAAGACTTTCTGAGCTTCTCTTCTGCCATGGCGTGACCGCCATACTTGATGACGATGGTCTTTCCGGAAAAACGTCTGATGTAGGGGAGCGCCTCCATGAGAGTGCTCGCCTTTTCTATGAGATGCTGCATAGGTGCCTCTTCCAGCGTTAATTAGTGCACAGAAAGACGTTAATATAGCAGATAGAGGGAAATAATCAACTTGAAACAGGGCTAAGACTGAAGGTTATCAGGGGCTTTGGCTTGCTGTGTTGGGAAGGGTGATCAGGACGCGGGTCCCCTGGTTCTCTTCGCTCTCGATGCTGATACTGCCGCCGTGCATGCGGATGAACTCGCGGGCGTAAAAGAGACCGAGCCCGAAGCCGCGCACCTGGCCGGTCCGGTCGGCGTCGACCTGGTAGAACTTCTCGAAGAGCTTGGGTAACTGATCCTTGGAGATGCCGATGCCGTTGTCTTCGACGCTGATCTCGCACTGGCCATCGGCGTTTCGCATGTTGACGCATACCACGCCGTCTTCCCTGGAAAACTTGATGGCATTGTCGATCACCTGGCGCAGGGCGAAGCTGATCTTGTCGCGGTCCAGCATAAGCTCCGGGATCGTCTGCTGTGTGATGTGCGTCGTGACACCGGGGCGGGCGGCGATGATGTAGGCCTCGCTCAGGATCTTGGGGAGGAGCAGGTTCAAGGTGCACGGCTCCAGATGCAGGCCGCCGCCGCTGTCCATGACCGAGGAGAAGGTGAGGAGGTCGGTGACGAGGTTCCCCAAGTAGCAAGCCTCGTTGTAGATCAGCTTGATGTGCTCTTTGGCACCGTCGTCGGAAGGATCGATGATGCCCGAGGCTAAGTTCTGCAGGAAAAGCGAGATCGAGGTGATCGGCGTGCGGAACTTGTGGGAGATGAGCGAGAGAAAGACCGTTTTGAAGCGGTCGAGGTTTCTCAGGTTGGCGATCTCTTCCTTGAGTGCCTTCTTGACGAGGGCCTTTTCGATGGCGCTTTTGAGCTGCAGGAGGTTGAGCGGCTTGGTGATGAAGTCGTCCGCATCCGCCTTGAGCGCCTTCAGGATGAGGTCTTTATCGGCGAAGCCGGTCATGATGATCACCACCATGGTCGGCTCACGCTCCTTGAGTTTCTTCAGCAGTTCGATGCCGTCCAGCCTCGGCATCATCACGTCGGTCAGGATCACGTCGATGCCGCCGCGCAGGAAGATCTCGTACGCCTCCTGGCCGTCCGCCGCCTCAACGATGTCGTAGCCGTTCAGGACCCTCTTGCACAGGTCGCGGATCACCGCTTCATCGTCGACGAGGAGGACGGTTTTCCTTTCCCTGTCCTGCAGGGGGGCGAGACTTTGGTTGGAGGTCAGTTCGAGCATCGGCATGTCCCGCTTTTACTGGATTTATCGACCTGCGTGCGTAATTGCTACCCTACGATGTTGTACACGGCCTCGAGCGCCTCGGCGAGGTTCTCGGGCTTGGTGCCGCCGGCCTGGGCGAGCTCGGGCTTGCCGCCGCCGTTGCCGCCGACGATCGGTGCGATCGCCTTGATGATGTCACCGGCCTTCCAGCGCGCGGTGAGGTCGGCGGTGACCGCGACCAGGAGGTTCGCCTTGACGCCGTCGGCGGTCCCGAGCACGATGATACCGGAGCCGATCCTGTCCTTCAGCGTGTCGGAGAGCTCGCGCATCGCCTTGGCATCGCCGTCCACCTTCACGGAGAGGATCTTGACGCCGTTTTGCTCGCGTACCTGCTGAATGAGGTCGGCGGACTTGGAGGCGTTCATCTTCGCCTGCAGCCCCTCGAGCTCTTTTTGCAGTTCGCGCTGGGCCGCGAGGAGCTTCTCGACGCGGTCGAGAACGCTCACCCCTTCGGCCTTCAGGAGAGCGGCGACGCTTCTCTGCTCGTCTTCCATCTGGTGCACCACGGCGAGCGCGCCGTTGCCGGTCTGCGCCTCGATCCTTCTCACCCCGGCGGCGATCCCTGCCTCGGAGATGATCTTGAATAAGCCGATCTCGCCCGCGCCGTGCACGTGGGTGCCGCCGCAAAGCTCCATCGACACGTCGCCCACGCGTACCACGCGCACCACGTCGCCGTACTTCTCGCCGAAAAGCGCGGTGGCCCCGCCGGCAAGCGCCTCGGCTGCCGCCATCTCGCGGGCGTCTACGGGCGCGTTACCCATGACGTGCCCGTTCACGATAGTTTCGACCCTGCGGATCTCCTCGGCGGTCATCGGGCTGAAGTGGGTGAAGTCGAAGCGGAGGCGGTCCGGGGTCACCAGAGAGCCTGCCTGCTTCACGTGGTCGCCCAGCACTTCCCTTAAGGCTGCCTGCAGAAGGTGCGTCGCGGTGTGGTTGCGCGCGGTGGCGGCGCGCCCTGCGGTAGCGACCTTCAGGTCGACCGCCTCGCCGTTACGGATGTTGCCGGAGACCACCTTGCCGCGGTGCACGATGAGGTCGGTGAAGGGGCGGCTGGTGCTTTCCACCTCGATGTGCGCGGCACCGGTGGAGATGCTGCCGGTATCGCCGGCCTGGCCGCCGGACTCGCCGTAGAAGGGGGTCTTCGCGGTGATGATCTCGACCTCGTCGCCGGCGTTCGCCTCCTCGACAAGGACGCCACCCTTTACGATGGCGCTGATGGTGGAGTAGGTGGTCTGCTCGGTGTAGCCTACGAAGTCGCTCGCGATGCCGGAGCCGTGCAGTTCCTTGTAGATGGAGGCAAGGCCCTGCTCGCCCGACCCCTTCCAGTTCTCCCTCGCCTTGACGCGCTGCTTCTCCATGCAGAGGGCGAAGCCGTCCTCGTCCAGGGTGAGCCCTTCAGCCTCGACGATGTCGGCAGTGAGGTCGACCGGGAAGCCGAAGGTGTCGTACAGCTTGAAGATCACCTCGCCGGAGAGGACCTTGTCACCCTTGGCCCTGAGCGCAGCGGTCTCCTCGTTCAGTATGGCGAGGCCGCGGTCGAGGGTCTCGATGAAGCGCTCTTCCTCGGCCTTGATCACCTTCTTGACGTAATTCTCGCGCTCGAGCAGTTCCGGGTACGCATCGCCCATCATCATGTTGACGGCGTCGACCACGCGGTAGAGCATCGGCTCGGAGACCCCCAGCATCTTACCGTGGCGGGCGGCGCGGCGCATGATGCGGCGCAGCACGTAGCCGCGCCCCTCGTTGGAGGGAAGCACGCCGTCGCAGATGAGGAAGGTGGTGGCGCGGGAGTGGTCGGCGATGACGCGCATGGAGACGTCGTCTTTCTCGTCGTCGCGGTACTTCTTGCCGCAGATGGTCTCGATGTGGCGGATGATCCCCTGCAGCAGATCGGTGTCGTAGTTGGAGGTGACCCCCTGCATGACCGCGGAGATGCGCTCAAGGCCCATGCCGGTATCGACCGAGGGTTTGGGGAGCGGCGTCATGGTGCCATCCTTGTCGCGGTTGAACTGCATGAAGACGTTGTTCCAGATCTCCATGTAACGGTCGCAGTCGCAGCCGACGGCGCAGTCGGGGGAGCCGCATCCGGTGCCGGGGCCGTTGTCCCAGAAGATCTCGGAGCAGGGGCCGCAGGGGCCGGTGTCCCCCATGGACCAGAAGTTGTCCTTCTCGCCGAAACGGTAGATGCGCTCGCGCGGCACCCCTTCCTGGTTGTGCCAGATGTCCGCCGCCTCGTCGTCGTCGTTGTACACCGTCACGTAGAGGCGGTCCTTGGAAAGGCCGAGCTCAACGGTGAGGAATTCCCAGGCATAGGCGATCGCGTCCTTCTTGAAGTAGTCGCCGAAGGAAAAGTTGCCGAGCATCTCGAAGAAGGTGTGGTGGCGTGCGGTGCGGCCGACGTTTTCGAGGTCGTTATGTTTGCCGCCGGCACGGACGCATTTCTGCGAGGATACGGCGCGGATGTAGTCGCGTTTTTCAAGGCCCAGGAAGACGTCCTTGAACTGGTTCATCCCCGCGTTGGTGAAAAGCAGGGTGGGATCGTTTTTGGGGATGAGGTTCGAGCTCTCCACCAGGGTGTGACCCTTTTTCTGAAAAAAGTTGAAGAACTGCGCCCGGATCTCTTTGCCTGTCATAAAAAACCTCAACTGAAATGGAATATCTAAACCATGTTTGTTCAAGCAGCCTTCTCTCACCTTGGGAAGGGAAGGTTAAAGTCCCCCTTTGCGAAGGGGGATTTAGGGGGATTTTGCGGGGGCGGCAGAGGCAAATCCCCCCTGTCCCCCCTTCGCAAAGGCTACGGGGGGCAGGCTCCCCCTTCGCAAAGGGGGGGACGCTTCGGCGCGAGCAGCGCTTAGTGGCAGCTGTAATCAGCGATCCCCGCTATTCCCTGAAGAACCTTCCCGCCTTTCAATCCTCCTGCGCCCTCAGCTCCCTGAAGATCGCGGAGAGGGAAAACCCCTTCCTCTGCAGGTAACCGATGATGCGCCGCTTTTCCTTGTCGCTTGCGGACGCCGGGTCGAAGCCGGGATAGCGCCGCTCGATGGTCTGTACCAGGAGCTCCCGCTCGCTGTACTCACCGGAAAGCTCTTCAAGCACCTGGCTCACGATTGGTCCGGCCACGCCGCGCTTGGCTAGTTCCAGCTTGAGCCGCGGGCCGACCCCTCTGCCGTTTCGAAGCGCCGACGAGGCGAAGGTGCGCGCGAAGCGCAGATCGTCCAGGTAGCCGAGCTCCTTCATCCGGGCCACCGCCGCCTCGCTCTCCCCTTCCTCGTACCCCTTGCCGGAAAGCTTCTTTCTAAGCTCCGCCTCGGAGTGGTCGCGCAGGGTGAGAAGCCGCAGACAGCAGTCGAGCGCCGTGCCGCGCTGCACCTAGTACTTCTCGATGACCAGCTCCTTGTCGCCACCCTCCGCCGGAGCTGCCTCGTCGGTGAAGGTGTCCCAGTTGGAGTCCGAGGTGGACGAGATGCCGGATACCTTGAGGGCGAAGTCGTCGGGGTTGCTCGACTGGCGCATGGCCTCTTCGTAGGTGATGAGTTTCCTGGTCAAGAGCTGCATGAGCGACTGGTCGAAGGTCTGCATGCCGTAGGTCGTATGCCCCTGGGCGATGGCCTCCGGGATCTGCTTCGTCTTCTCCTTGTCGTCGATGCAGTCCCTGATGCGGGCGGTGCCGATCATGACCTCGACCGCGGGGACGCGCCCCTTGCCGTCCATGCGCGGCACCAGGCGCTGCGAGATGACCCCTCTCAGGATCCCCGCGAGCTGCATCCTCACCTGTCTCTGGTGGAAGGGGGGGAAGACGGAGATGACGCGGTTGACGGTCTCTGCGGCGTCCAGGGTGTGCAGCGTGGAGAGCACCAGGTGCCCCGTCTCGGCCGCGGTGAGTGCCGTCTCGATGGTCTCGTAATCGCGCATCTCGCCGACCAGGATGACGTCCGGGTCCTGCCTCAAGGCCGAGGTCAGCGCCTTGCCGAAGGTGAGCGTGTCGAAGCCGACCTCGCGCTGGCTGATGAGGCTCTTCTTGTCCTTGTGCAGGTACTCGACCGGGTCCTCGATGGTGATGATGTTGCAGGTCCTGTGCTCGTTGATGTAGTCGATCATGGAGGCGAGCGTTGTGGACTTGCCGGAGCCGGTGGTGCCGGTGACGAGGATCAGGCCGCGCTGCTCGAGGGAGAGCTTTTTAAGGACCGGCGGCAGGTTCAGCGATTCCAGCGTGGGGATGGCGATCGGGATGGCGCGCAGCACCATGGCGACCGTGCCGCGTTGGGCGAAGGTGTTGACGCGGAAACGCCCGAGCCCCGGGACCCCGTAGGAGAGGTCGACCTCGTAGTTCTCCTCGAAGATCCGCTTCTGGCGATCGTTCATGATGGAGAACGCCATGTTCCTGACCGCCTCGCTGGAGAGGCGTTCCGCGTTGGGGATGGCGCGCAGGGATCCGTCGATCCTGACGATGGGGGGAAGCCCCGCCTTCAGGTGGATGTCGGACCCCTTGGCCTTCATGGCTATGCCGAGGATCTCGTTGAGGGTCATGGCTTAGGCTGCGCCGGACGCGGCGTCTTGTTGCGGTGCGGTGAGTTTTTCCCTGATCTCGGCGAGGATCTCCGGGTGCTCCTTTAGGAACAGTCGGGAGTTCTCGCGACCCTGGCCGATGCGCTCCTTGCCGTATGAGAACCAGGCGCCACTCTTTTCGACGACGTTGCGCTCAACGGCTAAGTCGAGGACGTCGCCTTCCTTGGAGATACCCTCGCCGTAGAGGATGTCGAATTCGACCTCCTTGAACGGGGGGGCCACCTTGTTCTTCACCACCTTCACGCGGGTTCTCGAGCCGATCATGTCGTTGCCCTGCTTGAGCGCCGCGATCTTCCTGATGTCCATGCGCACGGAGGCGTAGAACTTGAGGGCGTTGCCGCCGGTGGTGGTCTCGGGGTTGCCGAACATGACGCCGATCTTCATCCTGATCTGGTTGATGAAGATGACGCAGCAGTTTGACTTCGAGATGATGCCGGTGAGTTTCCTGAGCGCCTGGGACATGAGGCGTGCCTGCAGGCCCATGTGCGAGTCACCCATGTCCCCCTCGATCTCCGCCTTCGGAACCAGCGCGGCGACGGAGTCGACGACGAGGACGTCGATGGCGCCGGAGCGCACCAGGGTCTCGGCGATCTCGAGTGCCTGCTCGCCGGTGTCCGGCTGCGAGACGAGGAGGTCGTCGGTCTTGACGCCGAGCTTTCTCGCGTAGCCGATGTCGAGGGCGTGCTCCGCGTCGACGAAGGCGGCGATGCCGCCCAGTTTCTGGGCCTCGGCGATGACGTGCAGGGCGAGGGTGGTTTTACCGGAGGATTCCGGTCCGAAGATCTCGATGACGCGGCCGCGGGGGACGCCCCCCACCCCAAGCGCCAGGTCCAGAGAGAGGGAGCCGGTCGGGATGGCCGCCACGTCCGGGAGCGCCTCCTCGTTGCCCAGCCTCATGATGGCCCCTTTGCCGAACTGTTTCTCAATCTGGCTCATCGCCAGGTCCAGGGCCTTTTCCGCTTTTTCCTTATCGAGCATCGTTTTATATCTCCTTCGCCTTTCCAGGCGGTTTTTGGGTCTGGGTTTTCAGCCCATCACACATAGCACAAGTAAAACCGCAAACGCAAGGTTCAAGGGCACGATCGACGACATGGTTCTACGTTCTATGTTCTACGTTCTACGTTGAACCTTAAAAAATCGGGGTTCCGCTTTGCGTCGGCGTCCATTTTCCTGCGCGCTTGCCCCACGAGCCTGCAACGTAGAACTTAGACGTAGAACATAGAACGGGTTCTAAAACAAAGCAGGCTGGATAAGTTCCTGCTCGAGCGGGAGCACGAGGAAGAAGGAACTCCCATCGCCGCTCTCCACCCAGACCATGCCGCCGTGCGCCTCGACCATCCCCTTGACGATGGCAAGCCCCAGCCCGGCCCCGCGTCCCTGCCGCCGCCCGCTCGAGTGGTGCCGGATCTCGCCTACCTCGTAGAAGATCTCGAAGACGCGCTGCTGCTCGTCCAGCGGAATGCCGATGCCGCCGTCGCGCACCTCGACCTCCAGATAGCAGCGTTCGCCGCAGCGCCTCAGGAACTCGGGGTTGAAGCGGGTGAGCGTGCCGGAGCGCACCGAGAGGGCCTCGTGGTCGACGACGCGGCCGGTCACCACGATCTCGCCCCCTTCGGGGCTGAAGCGGATCGCGTTCAGCAAAAGCTCGTAGAAGACCCGCTCCAGGTAGGTGCAGTCCCCCTGGAAGAAGGGGAGATGATCGAGTTCGCGCAGGGTGATCGCCTGCCCGCGCTCCTCGAAGAGCGGCTGGAGCTGGTCCAGGAGATTTTCGAGCAGCATGCGCAGGTGGATGGCGCTCGTCTCGAGCCCATCCCTGCGCGCCTCCAGTCGGATCAGCTTCAAAAGATCGGCGACCAGGGCCTTCAGGCGCAGGCTCCCGTCGCGCACCATCTCGAGCACCTGGCAGGCGTCTTCCTGGGAGACCCATTCCTGCTGCAGCAGGTGGTCGACGCCCGCCACGATGCTGGTGAGCGGCGTGTTGAACTCGTGGGAAACCATCCCGAGGAACTGGTTCTTCATGCGATCCAGGCGGGTCTGCTCCTGATGCGCCTGTTCAATGAGGGCGAGGTTCTGCTTGAGTTTCGTCTCAGAGAGGGAAAGGCTGTGGCTGCTCCTCTCCAAAAGGCGGTGCGAGCGGAGCAGCTCCTCGCTCTTCCACTTGAGCTCGTCGAAAAGCCGCACCTGCTCGATGATGTTCCCCATCTGCCTGCCGACGCTCTCAAGGAAGCGGAGCTCCTTCGGGCCGTAGTTGTGCGGGACGCGGTGGATGAGATGGATGAAGCCCAAAAGGCGCTCCTGCGAGCGGATCGGGATCGAGGTGAGGCTCCCCCAGCCGTTGCAGGCGTCCTGAAGCGGCGCGACGCTGACTTCGCTCAACCGTTCAGGGCCACCCTCCACGCTCTCCGTGATGACCCGCTCCAGTTCGGCTGGGGCCTGTCGCGAGGCGCAAAGGGCGGGGGAGGGGGCCTCCGGCGTTGAGAGGTGCAGCGTCCCACCCTCGGCATCGAAACGCTCCATCAGCTCGAGGAGGGTCTCCTCCTGCATCGTTTTCAGGTCGGTCCCCTGGCTCATGCTGGCAAGCATGTTGTTGAGGATGGAGAGCTCGCGGTTTCTCTGCCAGATCTCGTGCTCGGTGCGCCGCTTTTCCGTGATGTCGCGCAAAAGACAGTGCGCCACCTGCTCGTCGCCCAGGTCGATGAGGCGGGCGTTTATCTCGCCCATGAAGAGGGAGCCGTCCTTTCTCTTCATCTGGGCGCAGTCCCAGTCCGCCTCCCCCTGGCGCACGAGCTGATAGATGAAGGTGCGCAGCCGGTCGTGTTCGGAAGTGGCGAAGATGTCGCGCACCTCCATGGAGGCGAGCTCCTCCTTGCTGAAACCGATGAGCTCACGCCCAAGGCGGTTTTCTTCCTGCAGCAGCCCCGTCTTCACGTGGAAGATGAATATCGCGTTGCCCGCCCCCTCGAGGAGGCTCTTGTAGCGCCGGGCGCTCTTTAGCGCCTCCTGCTGCATCTCGTCGATCTCGCGGCGCAGCCCGTCCACCATGCTCGCCTGGCGCTGCCTGAATAGCGCCACGAAGCAAAGGAGCACCGTCGCCAGCGACACGGAGACGCTGAAGTGGAGCCACCCCGGCAGCGGCGTGTACTGCTCGATCAAAAGGAGCAGCAGCTCGCAGGCGACTATGAGTAGGAGCGGTGCAAAGTGCACGGCGATCCCCCTGGTGTGATGGGACGCTTGTCGGCGCCCGGTTTACCTAATGGAGGGTGAGGAGGTGTTTGCGCAGCCAATCCAGCGCGGTAAAGGTGGTGATGGAGCGGACGCGGGTCCGGTCTCCCTGGAAATTGAAACGTTCGGCGCGGCAGCCGGTGGCGTCGGCGATGCCGATGTACACGGTGCCGACCGGTTTTTCCGCCGTGCCGCCATCGGGGCCGGCGATGCCGGTCACCGAAACGGCGAGGTCGCTGCCCGCAGCCTTTCGGGCACCTTCGGCCATGGCGCGCGCCACTTCCGCGCTCACGGCGCCGTGCTGTTCGATGAGCTCGGCCGGCACGCCGAGCATGCGTGTCTTCGCCTCGTTGCTGTAGGTTACGTTCCCCTCGAGGAAGTACGCGGAGCTCCCTGCCATGGCGGTGATCCGGGAGGCGATCATCCCGCCGGTGCAGGATTCGGCGAGGGAGAGCGTCACCTTCTTCTCCCGGAAAAGCCGTGCGAGTACGCAGTCCATGGTGTCGCCGTCTTCGGCGAAAAGAAATTCCGCAAGGCGCTCCCGCACCGCAGCCGCCGTCGTCTCGAGAAGCGCCGCGTCGGCTGCCGCGGCCCGCAGGATCACGTGGATCTCCGGGTACTTCACGCAGTAGGCAAGCTGCACCGGGCCGCCGCCGGACAAGGCCCCTTCCAGGCGCTCCGCTATGGCCGCCTCGGGAATGCCGAAAAGTCTCAGGGTGATCCGCCGCCACGGCGCGGGAAGCCTTTTCCCCAACGCCGGGAGGACCGTGTCGGCAAGCATCCGCTCCATCTCGAACGGGACACCGGGGAGGAAGGAGATCTCCGCGCCCCTGATGCCAACCGTGAAACCGCAGGCGGTGCCGAGTGGGTTCGGGATCAGGCGGCACCCGCGCGGCACAAGGGCCTGGCGCTTGTTGGACGGGTGCAGCGGCCTGGCGATCCTTTCCTCGAAGCGGGCGAGATGGTCGAGGGCCTCCTGCGAGAGCTCGAGCGGTACCCCCGCGGCACGGGCCGCCGCCTGCGCCGTGTAGTCGTCAGGGGTGGGGCCGAGTCCGCCGGTGGCGATCACCGCGTCACTTGACCCGGCAAGCTCGAGAATCGCCTCAACGATGGCATCCTCGTCGTCCGGGACGGTGACGTGCCGGAAAACGCGCGCGCCGGCTTCGTAGAGCCGGTCCGCGATGTGGGCCGCGTTCGTGTCCACCACCTCGCCGGAGAGGAGCTCGTCGCCTATGGAGAGGACGGATACCCTCACGGCAGGAACCTCAGTGCGAGGTGCGTCGCAGCGCAGGCGTAGATCCCGGCCACGATGTCGTCCATCACCACGCCGTAGCCGTTTTTGAGCGACCGGTCGAACCAGCGCGCCGGCTGCGGCTTGACGATGTCGAAGATGCGGAACATGACGAAGCCGGTGAGCACCCCGATCCAGGTGGCGGGGACCGCGATCATGGTGACGAGATACCCCGCCACCTCGTCGATGACGATCTTTCCGGAGTCGTGCTCGCCCCAAAGCTCCTCGCCGAAACCGGCGGCCCAGCAGGCGAAAACGGTGAAGGCCACCGTGGTCAGAAGGTAGAGCGACAGCGGCATGCGCGACAGGAGCAGGAAGAAAGGGATCGCCCCCGCGGTCCCGACCGTCCCCGAGGCAAAGGGGGCGAAGCCGGTGCCGAACCAGGTGGCTGAAACGATTACGAATTTTTTCATCCCTTGCTGCACTCCCTTTCCACGATGCGGTACACGTCGATGAGCGGCATCCCCTTTTCCAGCGCGACGGCGCGGCACGAATCGTATTCCGGCGTCACCCGCCCGTCCCCCAGCACCTTGACGGACACGCGCCCGACGGAGGTCTCGCGGCTCTCCACGCGGCGCTGCGCGACGATGCGGTTCGCGGGATAGTAGCGAAGGCCGATGGCGCTCGACTCGGATAACACGATTGCTGAGAGGCGCTCGAGGTCGGCCGGTTTCGCGATGACGGTGAGCCGGGTCCCCGGGCGGTTCTTCTTCATCTGCAGAGGGGAGAAGGCGACGTCGAGGGCGCCGGCCTCCATGAGCCGCTCCATCAGGAAGCCGAAGATCTCTGCGGGCATGTCGTCGATGTGGGTCTCGAGGACCAGCACCTCCTGCGCCGCGCCGGGCGTTGCCTCCTCACCGAGCACCAGACGAAGCAGGTTCGGCAGTTCCGGAAAATCCTTCTCCCCAGCACCGTAGCCGGTCCCTTTCACGGTCATAGCCGGTGGGGCGCC is a genomic window of Geomonas ferrireducens containing:
- the recA gene encoding recombinase RecA, which produces MLDKEKAEKALDLAMSQIEKQFGKGAIMRLGNEEALPDVAAIPTGSLSLDLALGVGGVPRGRVIEIFGPESSGKTTLALHVIAEAQKLGGIAAFVDAEHALDIGYARKLGVKTDDLLVSQPDTGEQALEIAETLVRSGAIDVLVVDSVAALVPKAEIEGDMGDSHMGLQARLMSQALRKLTGIISKSNCCVIFINQIRMKIGVMFGNPETTTGGNALKFYASVRMDIRKIAALKQGNDMIGSRTRVKVVKNKVAPPFKEVEFDILYGEGISKEGDVLDLAVERNVVEKSGAWFSYGKERIGQGRENSRLFLKEHPEILAEIREKLTAPQQDAASGAA
- a CDS encoding sensor histidine kinase, which encodes MHFAPLLLIVACELLLLLIEQYTPLPGWLHFSVSVSLATVLLCFVALFRQRQASMVDGLRREIDEMQQEALKSARRYKSLLEGAGNAIFIFHVKTGLLQEENRLGRELIGFSKEELASMEVRDIFATSEHDRLRTFIYQLVRQGEADWDCAQMKRKDGSLFMGEINARLIDLGDEQVAHCLLRDITEKRRTEHEIWQRNRELSILNNMLASMSQGTDLKTMQEETLLELMERFDAEGGTLHLSTPEAPSPALCASRQAPAELERVITESVEGGPERLSEVSVAPLQDACNGWGSLTSIPIRSQERLLGFIHLIHRVPHNYGPKELRFLESVGRQMGNIIEQVRLFDELKWKSEELLRSHRLLERSSHSLSLSETKLKQNLALIEQAHQEQTRLDRMKNQFLGMVSHEFNTPLTSIVAGVDHLLQQEWVSQEDACQVLEMVRDGSLRLKALVADLLKLIRLEARRDGLETSAIHLRMLLENLLDQLQPLFEERGQAITLRELDHLPFFQGDCTYLERVFYELLLNAIRFSPEGGEIVVTGRVVDHEALSVRSGTLTRFNPEFLRRCGERCYLEVEVRDGGIGIPLDEQQRVFEIFYEVGEIRHHSSGRRQGRGAGLGLAIVKGMVEAHGGMVWVESGDGSSFFLVLPLEQELIQPALF
- a CDS encoding competence/damage-inducible protein A, producing MRVSVLSIGDELLSGEVVDTNAAHIADRLYEAGARVFRHVTVPDDEDAIVEAILELAGSSDAVIATGGLGPTPDDYTAQAAARAAGVPLELSQEALDHLARFEERIARPLHPSNKRQALVPRGCRLIPNPLGTACGFTVGIRGAEISFLPGVPFEMERMLADTVLPALGKRLPAPWRRITLRLFGIPEAAIAERLEGALSGGGPVQLAYCVKYPEIHVILRAAAADAALLETTAAAVRERLAEFLFAEDGDTMDCVLARLFREKKVTLSLAESCTGGMIASRITAMAGSSAYFLEGNVTYSNEAKTRMLGVPAELIEQHGAVSAEVARAMAEGARKAAGSDLAVSVTGIAGPDGGTAEKPVGTVYIGIADATGCRAERFNFQGDRTRVRSITTFTALDWLRKHLLTLH
- a CDS encoding phosphatidylglycerophosphatase A family protein; this encodes MKKFVIVSATWFGTGFAPFASGTVGTAGAIPFFLLLSRMPLSLYLLTTVAFTVFACWAAGFGEELWGEHDSGKIVIDEVAGYLVTMIAVPATWIGVLTGFVMFRIFDIVKPQPARWFDRSLKNGYGVVMDDIVAGIYACAATHLALRFLP